A genomic stretch from Streptomyces sp. QL37 includes:
- a CDS encoding glucarate dehydratase family protein gives MTRDLTITDVTLTPILVADPPLLNTAGVHQPYTPRLIVEVVTADGTTGLGETYGDTKYLELARPLAERLIGHRASDLNGLFGAADEVAVDAARVTGQADVGGLRGVQTADKLRLSVVSAFEVACLDALGKALGLPVHALLGGKVRDAVEYSAYLFYKYAAHPAGSGEEDGWGAAVDPAGIVEQARTFTERYGFTSFKLKGGVFPPAEEIAAVKALAAAFPGHPLRLDPNGAWSVETSLKVAEALRDVLEYLEDPATGVPAMAEVAAKSGVPLATNMCVTTFDEIEEAFTQGAVQVVLSDHHYWGGLRNTQQLAAICRAFGVGVSMHSNTHLGISLAAMTHVAATVPGLHHACDSHYPWQSEDVLTERLTFEGGKVAVSDAPGLGVELDRDKLAFLHQRWLDDDGTYKDRDDAAAMRVTDPRWVAPSVPRW, from the coding sequence GTGACCCGCGACCTCACCATCACGGACGTGACGCTGACCCCGATCCTGGTCGCCGACCCGCCGCTGCTGAACACCGCGGGCGTCCACCAGCCGTACACCCCGCGCCTGATCGTGGAGGTGGTCACGGCCGACGGGACCACCGGCCTCGGCGAGACCTACGGCGACACCAAGTACCTGGAGCTGGCCCGGCCCCTCGCCGAGCGGCTGATCGGCCACCGGGCCAGCGACCTCAACGGCCTGTTCGGCGCGGCCGACGAGGTCGCCGTCGACGCCGCCCGGGTCACCGGCCAGGCCGACGTCGGCGGGCTGCGCGGCGTCCAGACCGCCGACAAACTGCGCCTGTCCGTGGTCTCCGCCTTCGAGGTCGCCTGCCTCGACGCCCTCGGCAAGGCGCTCGGCCTGCCCGTGCACGCGCTGCTGGGCGGCAAGGTGCGCGACGCCGTCGAGTACAGCGCGTACCTCTTCTACAAGTACGCCGCCCACCCGGCGGGGTCCGGCGAGGAGGACGGGTGGGGTGCCGCCGTCGATCCCGCGGGAATCGTCGAGCAGGCCCGCACCTTCACCGAGCGGTACGGCTTCACCTCCTTCAAGCTCAAGGGCGGCGTCTTCCCCCCGGCCGAGGAGATCGCCGCGGTCAAGGCCCTCGCCGCAGCCTTCCCCGGCCACCCGCTGCGGCTGGACCCCAACGGCGCCTGGTCCGTGGAGACCTCCCTGAAGGTGGCCGAGGCGCTCCGGGACGTCCTGGAGTACCTGGAGGACCCGGCGACCGGCGTCCCCGCCATGGCCGAGGTCGCCGCGAAGTCCGGCGTGCCGCTCGCCACCAACATGTGCGTGACGACGTTCGACGAGATCGAGGAGGCGTTCACCCAGGGCGCCGTCCAGGTCGTCCTCTCCGACCACCACTACTGGGGCGGCCTGCGCAACACCCAGCAGCTCGCCGCCATCTGCCGCGCGTTCGGCGTCGGAGTCTCCATGCACTCCAACACCCACCTCGGCATCAGTCTCGCCGCCATGACCCATGTGGCCGCAACCGTCCCCGGCCTCCACCACGCCTGCGACTCCCACTACCCCTGGCAGTCCGAGGACGTCCTCACGGAGCGGCTCACCTTCGAGGGCGGGAAGGTCGCCGTCTCCGACGCACCCGGACTCGGAGTCGAACTCGACCGCGACAAGCTCGCGTTCCTCCACCAGCGGTGGCTCGACGACGACGGCACGTACAAGGACCGCGACGACGCGGCCGCGATGCGCGTCACCGACCCGCGGTGGGTCGCCCCGTCCGTGCCGCGCTGGTGA
- a CDS encoding cellulase family glycosylhydrolase, with amino-acid sequence MRRHSAQLTHDPAVLPWLGANFWSRTGGPLMWRNYEPKTVREELAVLREHGLNMTRSFFYWPDFHPEPGRIDEELCDRFRDFLDAHHEQGMGTVPTFIVGHMSGENWDPAWRGDRDLYEDVWLVGRQAWFVSQMTRRFKDHPAVTGWLITNEMPGYGRIYQVDPPSSDVVTAWAQFMCDAVRAAGGTQPVSLGDGAWGIEVTGRDNGFSLRETAEYVDFVGPHVYRSDTDRPRQHYRAAFECELASVTGQPVVLEEFGLSTDTVSAANAGIFYRQTLHNSLLGGATGWMAWNNTDYDDLWEQSPYDHHPFEMHFGITDGAGRPKEPLRELAAFAKVLEQVDFPRCRRTDADAALVVPAFLERGYPYSRPADRPLIFTSLHQGYVAARGADLPVAFAREADGLPDDASLYLLPSTRQLTTRTRRELERRAREGATVYLSFCSGEYPTTRGPWFHDLDGLFGVELQLSYGVAEPIEDDVLEMTFTEDFGSIAAGEVLTFPVAGNEDSRAYLPVVPDGARVVATDAHGRPALLRYETGAGRTVLATYPLEHMAARTARANPEQTHRLYAALAELAGAARPVTVDTPYVSADTLVREDGARFVWLVSQAGEELTVRPSADGELRELAGGDPVRDVTLAPYGVHVLELR; translated from the coding sequence ATGCGACGCCACAGCGCCCAGCTCACCCACGACCCCGCCGTCCTCCCGTGGCTCGGCGCCAACTTCTGGTCCCGCACCGGCGGTCCGCTGATGTGGCGGAACTACGAGCCGAAGACGGTCCGGGAGGAGCTGGCCGTGCTCCGGGAGCACGGTCTGAACATGACCCGGTCGTTCTTCTACTGGCCCGACTTCCACCCGGAGCCCGGACGGATCGACGAGGAACTCTGCGACCGCTTCCGGGACTTCCTGGACGCCCACCACGAGCAGGGGATGGGCACGGTCCCCACGTTCATCGTCGGCCACATGTCGGGCGAGAACTGGGACCCGGCGTGGCGCGGTGACCGGGATCTGTACGAGGACGTGTGGCTCGTCGGCCGGCAGGCGTGGTTCGTCTCGCAGATGACCCGCCGCTTCAAGGACCACCCGGCGGTCACGGGCTGGCTGATCACCAACGAGATGCCGGGCTACGGCCGGATCTACCAGGTGGACCCGCCGTCGAGCGATGTCGTCACCGCCTGGGCGCAGTTCATGTGCGACGCCGTGCGCGCGGCGGGCGGGACCCAGCCGGTGTCGCTCGGCGACGGTGCCTGGGGCATCGAGGTGACGGGCCGCGACAACGGCTTCTCGCTGCGGGAGACCGCCGAGTACGTCGACTTCGTCGGGCCGCACGTCTACCGCTCCGACACCGACCGGCCGCGCCAGCACTACCGGGCAGCGTTCGAGTGCGAGCTCGCCTCCGTCACCGGTCAGCCGGTCGTCCTGGAGGAGTTCGGGCTCTCCACGGACACGGTCTCGGCCGCGAACGCCGGGATCTTCTACCGGCAGACGCTGCACAACTCGCTGCTGGGCGGGGCCACCGGCTGGATGGCCTGGAACAACACGGACTACGACGACCTGTGGGAGCAGTCGCCGTACGACCACCACCCCTTCGAGATGCACTTCGGCATCACCGACGGCGCCGGTCGCCCGAAGGAGCCGCTGCGTGAACTGGCCGCCTTCGCGAAGGTGCTGGAGCAGGTCGACTTCCCGCGCTGCCGCCGCACCGACGCGGACGCGGCCCTCGTCGTGCCCGCCTTCCTGGAGCGCGGCTACCCGTACAGCCGGCCGGCCGACCGCCCGCTGATCTTCACCTCGCTGCACCAGGGTTACGTGGCGGCGCGCGGCGCGGATCTGCCGGTGGCGTTCGCCCGCGAGGCGGACGGGCTGCCGGACGACGCCTCGCTGTACCTGCTGCCGTCCACCCGCCAGCTGACCACCCGCACCCGCCGCGAGCTGGAGCGCAGGGCGCGGGAAGGGGCCACGGTCTATCTGTCGTTCTGCTCGGGCGAGTACCCGACGACCCGGGGGCCGTGGTTCCACGACCTCGACGGCCTGTTCGGGGTGGAGCTCCAGCTCTCCTACGGGGTCGCCGAGCCGATCGAGGACGACGTCCTGGAGATGACGTTCACCGAGGACTTCGGTTCGATAGCCGCCGGTGAGGTGCTGACCTTCCCGGTCGCGGGCAACGAGGACAGCCGCGCCTATCTGCCGGTCGTCCCGGACGGCGCGCGGGTGGTCGCCACCGACGCCCACGGCCGCCCCGCGCTCCTGCGCTACGAGACGGGCGCGGGCCGCACCGTCCTGGCCACGTATCCGCTGGAGCACATGGCCGCCCGTACGGCCCGCGCCAACCCCGAGCAGACCCACCGGCTGTACGCGGCGCTCGCCGAACTCGCCGGTGCGGCGCGCCCGGTGACGGTCGACACCCCGTACGTCAGCGCCGACACGCTGGTCCGCGAGGACGGTGCGCGCTTCGTGTGGCTGGTGAGCCAGGCGGGCGAGGAGCTGACCGTACGCCCGTCTGCGGACGGGGAGCTGCGCGAGCTGGCCGGCGGGGACCCGGTACGGGACGTGACCCTCGCCCCGTACGGCGTGCACGTGCTCGAACTGCGCTGA
- a CDS encoding glycoside hydrolase family 3 N-terminal domain-containing protein: MSEPLFRDPEASVADRVRDLLSRMTLTEKVGQVNQRMYGWDAYERTPSGHRLTDAFRAEVADHDGMGALYGLQRADPWSGVTAETGIGAADGARVSDAVQRHVVENTRLGIPVLLVEEMPHGIQALDGTVLPVNLAVGATWNPELYEEAAALAAAQLRARGGHVALVSALDLVRDPRWGRAEECFGEDPYLAARFTEALVRGVQGPAGERIGPDRAAVVLKHFAGQGATVGGRNSAATELGARELHEVHLVAALAGVRAGAAGVMAAYNEFDGVPCVANRHLLTGILRERWGFDGLVMADGLAIDRLVRMAGDPVAAGAMALRAGTDLSLWDDCYPRLAEAVRRGLVDEATLDTAVGRVLALKFRLGLFERPYTGTRVTDPARVEEVSERIARESVTLLGHDGVTLPLAGRRIGTVAVIGPNADSVPQQIGDYTAPQRPGTGSSVLAGLRGAVPAGTDVTYARGCGLVGGDRSGLPEAVALAADADVAVLVLGGSSARESDTRFDANGAAVVASGNPVEMTCGEGVDLAELALPQGQSALLDAVVATGTPVVVVLVQGRPHALPDLTGRVAAVLSAWYPGPWGGRAIADVLSGRSEPQGRLPVSVPRSAAQLPVFYNGKDHGYRGYVDQPATARHAFGHGLSYTTVEYGTPRLSLSSLAVDRFDDGRAPLSCTVRVANTGARPVRETVQLYVRRVLGGTSWPRVRELRGFVRVELAPGASTEVVFPVDAAVLASYTCTGEWAVEPGEFTIETGPASHLSRGSGLTVTAAPTVGGTGRR; this comes from the coding sequence ATGTCCGAGCCACTGTTCCGCGACCCGGAGGCATCCGTCGCCGACCGGGTGCGCGATCTCCTGTCGCGGATGACGCTCACCGAGAAGGTGGGGCAGGTCAACCAGCGGATGTACGGCTGGGACGCGTACGAGCGCACCCCGTCCGGCCACCGGCTGACGGACGCGTTCCGTGCGGAGGTGGCGGACCACGACGGGATGGGCGCGTTGTACGGTCTCCAGCGCGCCGATCCCTGGTCGGGTGTGACGGCGGAGACGGGGATCGGAGCGGCGGACGGGGCGCGCGTCTCCGACGCCGTGCAGCGGCACGTCGTCGAGAACACCCGGCTCGGCATCCCGGTGCTGCTGGTCGAGGAGATGCCGCACGGCATCCAGGCGCTCGACGGGACCGTGCTGCCGGTGAACCTGGCGGTCGGCGCCACGTGGAATCCGGAGCTGTACGAGGAGGCGGCGGCCCTCGCCGCCGCCCAGCTCCGGGCCCGTGGCGGCCATGTGGCGCTGGTCTCCGCGCTCGATCTGGTGCGGGATCCGCGCTGGGGCCGTGCGGAGGAGTGCTTCGGGGAGGACCCGTATCTGGCGGCCCGGTTCACCGAGGCGCTGGTCCGGGGTGTGCAGGGGCCGGCCGGGGAGCGTATCGGGCCGGACCGCGCCGCCGTGGTCCTCAAGCACTTCGCCGGGCAGGGGGCCACGGTCGGCGGCCGCAACAGCGCGGCCACGGAGCTGGGCGCGCGGGAACTGCACGAGGTCCATCTCGTGGCGGCTCTCGCGGGCGTACGGGCCGGAGCCGCGGGCGTCATGGCGGCGTACAACGAGTTCGACGGCGTGCCGTGCGTGGCGAACCGCCACCTGCTGACCGGGATCCTCCGGGAGCGGTGGGGCTTCGACGGCCTGGTGATGGCCGACGGGCTCGCGATCGACCGGCTGGTGCGGATGGCGGGTGACCCGGTGGCGGCCGGTGCGATGGCGCTGCGGGCCGGGACCGACCTGAGCCTGTGGGACGACTGCTACCCCCGGCTGGCCGAGGCGGTCCGGCGCGGGCTGGTCGACGAGGCCACGCTCGACACGGCGGTCGGGCGCGTGCTGGCGCTGAAGTTCCGCCTCGGCCTCTTCGAGCGCCCGTACACCGGCACCCGGGTGACGGACCCCGCGCGCGTGGAGGAGGTGAGTGAGCGCATCGCCCGCGAGTCCGTGACCCTCCTCGGACACGACGGGGTGACGCTGCCGCTGGCCGGCCGCCGCATCGGGACCGTCGCGGTCATCGGGCCGAACGCCGACTCCGTGCCGCAGCAGATCGGCGACTACACCGCGCCGCAACGGCCCGGCACGGGCAGCAGCGTGCTCGCCGGCCTCCGGGGGGCGGTGCCCGCCGGCACGGACGTCACGTACGCCCGGGGCTGCGGCCTCGTCGGCGGCGACCGGTCGGGGCTGCCCGAGGCGGTGGCGCTCGCCGCGGACGCCGATGTGGCGGTGCTGGTCCTCGGCGGATCGAGCGCGCGCGAGTCGGACACGCGTTTCGACGCGAACGGGGCGGCCGTCGTCGCCTCCGGGAACCCGGTGGAGATGACGTGCGGCGAGGGCGTCGACCTTGCCGAACTCGCGCTGCCCCAAGGTCAGTCGGCGCTGCTGGACGCGGTCGTCGCGACGGGCACCCCGGTGGTCGTGGTGCTGGTCCAGGGCCGTCCGCACGCCCTGCCCGACCTCACCGGCAGGGTGGCGGCGGTGCTGAGCGCCTGGTATCCGGGCCCGTGGGGCGGAAGGGCGATCGCGGACGTGCTGTCCGGCCGGTCGGAACCCCAGGGGCGGCTGCCGGTCTCGGTGCCTCGCTCGGCGGCCCAACTCCCCGTGTTCTACAACGGGAAGGACCACGGCTACAGGGGTTACGTCGATCAGCCCGCCACGGCTCGGCACGCGTTCGGCCACGGGCTCTCCTACACGACGGTGGAGTACGGCACGCCCCGGCTGTCCTTGTCCTCCCTGGCGGTGGACCGGTTCGACGACGGGCGGGCACCGCTGAGCTGCACGGTCCGCGTCGCCAACACGGGCGCCCGGCCGGTGCGGGAGACCGTCCAGCTGTACGTGCGCCGGGTGCTCGGCGGGACGTCGTGGCCACGGGTACGCGAACTGCGGGGCTTCGTCCGGGTGGAGCTTGCGCCGGGGGCGAGCACCGAGGTCGTCTTCCCGGTGGACGCGGCGGTCCTCGCCTCGTACACGTGCACGGGCGAATGGGCCGTGGAACCGGGTGAGTTCACGATCGAGACGGGGCCGGCCTCACATCTCAGCCGGGGCTCCGGGCTCACGGTGACGGCGGCGCCCACCGTAGGGGGTACGGGGCGCCGGTGA